A genomic segment from Streptomyces sp. NBC_00459 encodes:
- a CDS encoding McrC family protein, whose translation MTSAVDAPSSVELVEHASASRLVLPDAVGRALAASDIVDATPDPYTPGHWLLRAGSKVGAVAVTAPGGGGPVTVRITPKVPIIRLFFLLGYSLDPRRSWRNGEVEVAEHRDLLPALAHAVERQVDRALRQGLLQGYRATEESALVVRGRIREAEQIRRRFGAMLPIEVAYDEFTTDIAENRILRAAVERLLRLSGIPSDVRRRLLHQRARLTDVTAIVRGQPIPDWRPTRLNSRYHQALRLSRVVLDGASVEHIPGDLRIDGFLFDMNKLFEDFVTTALREIFQGQGRSSGGHTARLQDSHHLDEAATIRMRPDFVLYEPNGTPCAVVDAKYKAERPGGYPDADLYQMLAYCTALGLREGHLVYAKGNAPHAAHQVRHAGIVIHQHALDLDQEPPGLLTDIDEVAQRLVNTPRV comes from the coding sequence GTGACATCCGCGGTAGACGCCCCGAGCTCCGTCGAACTGGTCGAGCACGCGTCGGCGAGTCGTCTCGTCCTGCCGGATGCGGTCGGCCGTGCCCTTGCCGCTTCCGACATCGTGGACGCGACCCCCGACCCATACACGCCGGGGCACTGGTTGCTGCGGGCCGGCAGCAAGGTCGGGGCCGTGGCCGTCACAGCACCGGGCGGCGGCGGACCGGTCACCGTGCGCATCACGCCCAAGGTGCCCATTATCCGGCTCTTCTTCCTGCTCGGCTACAGCCTTGATCCGAGGAGGAGTTGGCGAAACGGCGAGGTCGAGGTCGCCGAGCACCGCGATCTGCTGCCGGCGCTCGCCCACGCAGTGGAACGGCAGGTGGACCGGGCCCTGCGACAGGGCCTGTTGCAGGGTTATAGGGCGACCGAGGAATCCGCACTCGTCGTCCGCGGCCGGATCAGAGAGGCAGAACAGATACGGCGGCGCTTCGGGGCGATGCTGCCGATCGAGGTGGCGTACGACGAGTTCACCACCGACATCGCGGAGAACCGTATCCTACGCGCGGCCGTCGAACGGCTCCTTCGCCTGTCCGGCATACCGAGCGACGTACGCCGCAGGCTGCTGCACCAGCGCGCCCGCCTGACGGACGTCACGGCGATCGTGCGCGGACAGCCAATCCCCGACTGGCGTCCCACCCGCCTCAACTCCCGCTACCACCAGGCCCTGCGTCTCTCGCGAGTCGTCCTGGACGGCGCCTCCGTCGAACACATCCCCGGCGATCTGCGCATCGACGGCTTCCTCTTCGATATGAACAAGCTCTTCGAGGACTTCGTGACGACCGCCCTACGGGAGATCTTCCAGGGCCAGGGCCGGAGCTCGGGCGGACACACGGCCCGCCTCCAGGACTCCCACCACCTCGACGAGGCCGCCACGATCCGCATGAGGCCGGACTTCGTGCTGTACGAGCCGAACGGCACCCCGTGTGCCGTGGTGGACGCCAAGTACAAGGCCGAGCGACCAGGTGGATATCCCGACGCCGACCTGTACCAGATGCTGGCGTACTGCACGGCCCTCGGCCTGCGCGAAGGGCACCTGGTCTATGCGAAGGGCAATGCCCCACACGCCGCACACCAGGTGCGCCACGCGGGCATCGTCATTCATCAACACGCCCTCGACCTGGACCAGGAACCCCCCGGGCTGCTCACGGACATCGACGAGGTGGCCCAGCGGCTGGTGAACACCCCGCGCGTATGA
- a CDS encoding McrC family protein: MPDRTPVQLGEYESASLEPDQLTPRDVDRLHALQARGCLTLTSERTGWRLKADATVGVLVLDRVRVVITPKFAIPGEQLMSWLAYALGTPVPATARRWATGPDGYADLVAAALLDQCERLLREGLRRDYVRHRSVEPVLRGRLDVAAQATRRYGQLDQLHIRTFDREADIWDNRVLGSALKAALTLTASPDLARALHNAAGAFPQAPTPAAALRTLDRTHYTRLNARYRPAHTWARLLLRGGGVTDLLTDHGTTADGLLLAMPALWEAVVRRLGTEAVGPHGGHAVPGGSGVGITVRGDLGNASAFRPDLLLSLPGLPSHDTAQRTLLPVDAKYKRYDRHGVGAADVHQLLTYGSGYAAADAPLAVIVHPQPGSHAQRTLQVRGPRGLLGIIHVLGIDTHGRPEEAGTWIRSALR, translated from the coding sequence ATGCCTGACCGCACGCCGGTCCAGCTCGGCGAGTACGAGTCCGCCTCGCTGGAACCCGATCAGCTCACTCCTCGGGACGTCGACCGCCTGCACGCCCTCCAGGCACGGGGCTGCCTCACCCTGACCAGCGAGCGCACCGGGTGGCGGCTCAAGGCCGACGCGACCGTCGGAGTTCTGGTCCTGGACCGTGTCCGCGTGGTCATCACACCCAAGTTCGCCATTCCGGGAGAGCAGCTCATGAGCTGGCTCGCCTACGCCCTCGGCACGCCCGTCCCGGCGACGGCCAGGCGGTGGGCCACCGGCCCCGACGGTTACGCCGACCTGGTCGCCGCCGCCCTGCTCGACCAGTGCGAGCGGCTGCTGCGGGAGGGACTGCGCCGGGACTACGTGCGCCACAGGAGTGTCGAACCGGTGCTCCGGGGACGCCTGGACGTCGCCGCCCAGGCCACCCGCCGCTACGGGCAACTGGACCAGCTGCACATCCGCACCTTCGACCGGGAGGCGGACATCTGGGACAACCGCGTTCTGGGGAGCGCGCTGAAGGCAGCTCTCACCCTGACCGCCAGTCCCGACCTTGCGCGCGCCCTGCACAACGCCGCCGGCGCCTTTCCGCAGGCCCCGACCCCGGCCGCGGCACTCCGCACCCTGGACCGCACCCACTACACCCGCCTCAACGCCCGCTACCGGCCCGCCCACACCTGGGCCCGCCTCCTACTGCGCGGTGGAGGTGTGACCGACCTGCTCACCGATCACGGCACCACGGCGGACGGTCTCCTGCTCGCGATGCCCGCGCTCTGGGAAGCCGTCGTCCGCCGTCTCGGCACCGAGGCCGTCGGCCCGCACGGCGGCCACGCCGTACCCGGCGGAAGCGGCGTCGGCATCACCGTCCGCGGAGACCTGGGCAACGCCTCGGCCTTCCGGCCCGATCTCCTGCTCAGCCTTCCAGGACTTCCAAGCCACGACACGGCACAACGCACGCTGCTGCCCGTGGACGCCAAGTACAAGCGCTACGACCGCCACGGCGTGGGCGCGGCCGATGTCCACCAGCTCCTCACCTACGGCAGCGGCTACGCGGCCGCCGACGCCCCGCTCGCCGTCATCGTCCATCCCCAGCCGGGCAGTCACGCCCAGCGGACCCTCCAGGTGCGCGGCCCCAGGGGCCTGTTGGGCATCATCCACGTCCTCGGCATCGACACCCATGGGCGCCCCGAGGAAGCCGGCACATGGATCCGGTCAGCGCTGCGTTGA
- a CDS encoding DUF4357 domain-containing protein, translated as MNERDEARPEAAQGGAATVYPEFLLTLPNGGPQARGLVLPEKGMNGSLKFLVLAGSPVHPEETPGIPPYPAAQRERLVADGGIRRESDRWPDFWETTRDIECNSPSAAASVVAGRSTDGLAQWRTEEGFPLVDYLGSSWRTAHKTWLVRGSNVSGRDLVKRLWVPDGWVTLSATHLPQVDEADPTKSVLRRFVQEGYDATTSYSQKQAMVDELHSFLTQMRLGDTLCAISDGQLYVGTVTGEAEQVESEGGLSNLRRRARWRPAGVPYDELPEALQQKLSIQHDVVDLTPVQALVDGLGRSDEELTEEAKAIDRDPSVEIPAIVARRELELPEPTDELAGEFLVHEVAWLREVRELLSDERQLVLFGPPGTGKTYLALKLAEFLGGGPEQVKLVQFHPSYAYEDFFEGFRPQEDPQTREVAFRLTAGPLRELADLASREGNRHIPHFLIIDEINRANLAKVFGELYFLLEYRNKSVRLTYSGDDFALPPNLFVIGTMNTADRSIALVDAAMRRRFAFVELSPRTEPTRGLLRRWLAKEGKDAEPADLLEALNSRIDDPDFRIGPSYLMKKGVYREGGLERTWRTKILPLMEEHHYGEGVDIEKRYGLAALRESLG; from the coding sequence GTGAACGAGCGAGACGAGGCCCGCCCGGAAGCGGCGCAGGGCGGGGCCGCCACGGTGTATCCGGAGTTCCTGCTGACCCTGCCGAACGGAGGGCCACAGGCCCGGGGGCTGGTGCTGCCCGAGAAAGGTATGAACGGGAGCCTGAAGTTCCTCGTCCTCGCCGGCTCTCCCGTGCATCCCGAGGAGACCCCCGGCATCCCGCCGTACCCAGCGGCCCAGCGGGAGAGGCTGGTGGCGGACGGCGGTATCCGTAGAGAGTCGGACCGGTGGCCGGATTTCTGGGAGACGACACGGGACATCGAGTGCAACTCCCCCTCCGCGGCCGCCTCCGTGGTGGCGGGGCGCAGCACTGACGGCTTGGCGCAATGGCGTACGGAAGAGGGCTTCCCGCTCGTCGACTACCTCGGGAGCTCGTGGCGCACTGCCCATAAAACCTGGCTGGTGCGGGGCTCCAACGTGTCCGGGCGGGACCTGGTGAAGCGACTGTGGGTGCCCGACGGGTGGGTGACGCTCTCGGCCACTCATCTGCCGCAGGTGGACGAGGCGGACCCCACCAAGAGCGTGCTGCGACGGTTCGTACAGGAGGGGTATGACGCCACCACCTCGTACAGCCAGAAGCAGGCCATGGTCGACGAGTTGCACTCTTTCCTGACCCAGATGCGGTTGGGTGACACCCTCTGCGCCATTTCCGACGGGCAGTTGTACGTGGGCACGGTCACCGGTGAGGCCGAGCAGGTCGAGTCCGAGGGCGGACTGTCCAATCTGCGCCGGAGGGCCAGGTGGAGGCCCGCCGGAGTCCCGTACGACGAGTTGCCGGAGGCTCTCCAGCAGAAGCTTTCGATCCAGCACGACGTCGTCGACCTGACCCCCGTCCAAGCCCTCGTCGACGGGCTGGGCCGAAGCGACGAAGAGCTGACGGAGGAGGCCAAAGCCATAGACCGGGATCCGAGCGTCGAGATCCCGGCGATCGTCGCCCGCCGTGAGCTCGAACTGCCCGAGCCCACGGACGAGCTGGCGGGCGAGTTCCTCGTGCATGAGGTCGCGTGGCTGCGCGAGGTGCGTGAACTCCTTTCGGATGAACGGCAGTTGGTGCTGTTCGGGCCGCCCGGCACCGGCAAGACCTACCTCGCGCTGAAACTGGCCGAGTTCCTCGGCGGCGGGCCCGAGCAGGTCAAGTTGGTCCAGTTCCACCCGTCGTACGCCTACGAGGACTTCTTCGAGGGCTTCCGGCCCCAGGAGGACCCGCAGACCAGAGAGGTCGCCTTCCGGCTCACCGCGGGCCCGCTGCGCGAACTCGCCGACCTGGCCTCCCGCGAGGGGAACCGGCACATCCCGCACTTCCTGATCATCGACGAGATCAACCGGGCCAACCTGGCGAAGGTCTTCGGCGAGCTGTACTTCCTGCTGGAGTACCGCAACAAGTCGGTTCGGCTGACCTACTCCGGCGACGACTTCGCGCTGCCGCCGAATCTGTTCGTCATCGGCACGATGAACACCGCCGACCGGTCCATCGCCCTCGTGGACGCGGCGATGCGCCGCCGCTTCGCCTTCGTCGAACTGTCGCCGCGTACGGAGCCGACACGCGGTCTGCTGCGCCGCTGGCTGGCCAAGGAGGGCAAGGACGCGGAGCCCGCCGACCTGCTGGAGGCGCTCAACTCCCGTATCGACGATCCCGATTTCCGTATCGGGCCCTCGTACCTGATGAAGAAGGGCGTCTACCGGGAGGGCGGCCTGGAGCGGACCTGGCGGACGAAGATCCTCCCACTGATGGAGGAGCATCACTACGGGGAAGGTGTGGACATCGAGAAGCGGTACGGGCTGGCCGCGCTGCGGGAGTCGCTGGGGTGA
- a CDS encoding TIGR02680 family protein, whose product MNRPPTLHRYRLHRAGIRNVWQYDEQEFVFGEGRLLLRGKNGAGKSKALEMLLPYLLDGDARALDATGTGRTTLAWLMLDGFEQINRLGHLWLEFVRTDEHGNDHHLTIGAAVRASRSTKTAKPFFFTTRLRIGEDLDLAPAGHPLPMDQLKSLVGPENVTDRAVEHRARVARELFGLTDPARYRNLLHLLHRLRRPTIGDRIDSGGLVSVLAETLPALDDEVVEKVARSLDDLDSVRAYLGRLERTDRALRTFLTSYRGYLHGALRRRTDQVTGELEQLMAHRRSAGDAARRAEGLREREQELDARVETLTSESSTAETDLAALHASGGYRSLQELGERRTTVNALHSAASTAFKAVRQAHGNQEEAGRRLTAEARRLGEELVELSTTHGELVREAERSRIDPVHLGEPVATPVAPVTPATTAELTAPEGDFDLVRHSEVLAVDTETCTTALRAWDARLDVAQPVIRNRVRFVTELGALIERSSEAQRQADESDAARERLGEQADHARTRADGRRQETARESEAYATEARGWSERLRASTGVSLDAVYALVTQDAADGPLSAQTPDEVAEAARSAVDPWLAGLGAERDDVALAVRELEAEQVRLRRRREEWERRTDPEPPSPSHRTAPRTSGTGAPLYRLVDFAHDLAPDARPSLEAALEASGLLDAWVRADGAVLDPTTHDTLLIPGAPVAGPTLARVLRAVAAPDSGVTAEQIERVLGAVALAGAGAGAGVGVGFGDAGPVDDAAEAGPHTVIGTDGSWRLGIAHGRHTKEAAEYVGAEVRAETRRRALADLDRGLADLEGELTERRHGLRVLTEHRDRIADTLRRPPSARGLTDAWARTIEAERTAESLASQASAAAREAEQARARAVAARRETEATASAQDLPADLAALETVRLALDRLGQGTQRLRRRVRTVLSAADGHRDGRTDYERAQSARREAESDYAEPLGRLETARRTVQAMEEALGATEQEILAREAAATRRLEALGRQLPHTRRDLAEVHDLRVRAEEDERVQRETLAGQEAEVLACGRRLRTALSLPGVLRGAGLDPDADDGALKSPDPVHHDVRERVAALRLLGDAVRRGLAAERHDVSDTTLLNRHTDLRDQLSGGYDATIEEHGGIKLCRLVDDHGPHDIAVVGERIAAEAAEARDRLTDREREVFQRFLTGELGDHLSSQVLAAGTLVAALNSTLATVRTSHGLGVTLDWKLADGVEADVKAAVDLLRSPSGLRTREQSEQLRAVLQRRIEDARRADPAAGYAAHLRTALDYRGWFAFTPWVVDDAAPGSRRKLSGRTGLSQGEQRVLSYLVLFAAAAAHFTGLADTAPHTPRLILLDDAFAKVDEPTHARLGRILVDLDLDFVLTSERLIGNWPDVPSLHIYECLRDPHVRGVATLHYRWNGRQRRLMSV is encoded by the coding sequence ATGAACCGCCCACCGACCCTGCACCGCTACCGACTGCACCGCGCGGGCATCCGGAACGTCTGGCAGTACGACGAGCAGGAGTTCGTCTTCGGCGAGGGCCGCCTGCTGCTGCGTGGCAAGAACGGCGCCGGCAAGTCCAAGGCCCTGGAGATGCTGCTGCCCTACCTCCTCGACGGCGACGCCCGTGCGCTGGACGCCACGGGAACCGGACGCACCACGCTGGCCTGGCTGATGCTCGACGGCTTCGAGCAGATCAACCGGCTGGGCCATCTGTGGCTGGAGTTCGTGCGGACCGACGAGCACGGGAACGACCACCATCTGACCATCGGCGCGGCCGTTCGCGCGTCCCGGTCGACCAAGACGGCGAAGCCGTTCTTCTTCACCACTCGACTACGAATCGGTGAGGACCTCGACCTGGCTCCCGCCGGGCACCCCCTCCCCATGGACCAGCTCAAGTCGCTCGTCGGCCCGGAGAACGTCACCGACCGCGCAGTCGAGCATCGGGCCAGGGTCGCCCGCGAACTGTTCGGCCTCACCGACCCGGCGCGCTACCGCAACCTGCTCCACCTGCTGCACCGCCTGCGCCGTCCCACCATCGGCGACCGCATCGACTCCGGCGGACTGGTCTCGGTCCTCGCCGAAACCCTGCCCGCCCTCGACGACGAGGTCGTGGAGAAGGTGGCCCGCAGTCTGGACGACCTGGACTCCGTAAGGGCCTACCTCGGACGCCTCGAACGTACCGACCGGGCGCTGCGCACCTTCCTCACCAGCTACCGCGGCTACCTGCACGGCGCGTTGCGCCGCCGCACGGACCAGGTGACCGGTGAGCTGGAGCAGTTGATGGCGCACCGCAGGTCCGCGGGTGACGCGGCACGCAGGGCGGAGGGGCTCCGCGAGCGCGAGCAGGAACTCGACGCCCGCGTCGAAACCCTCACGAGCGAGTCGAGTACCGCCGAGACGGACCTGGCCGCCCTGCACGCCAGTGGCGGCTACCGCAGCCTGCAGGAACTCGGGGAGAGACGCACCACGGTCAACGCCCTGCACAGCGCGGCTTCCACCGCCTTCAAGGCAGTCCGCCAGGCGCACGGCAACCAGGAGGAGGCGGGGCGGCGTCTCACCGCCGAGGCCCGACGGCTCGGTGAAGAGCTGGTCGAACTGAGCACCACGCACGGCGAGTTGGTGCGGGAAGCCGAGCGGTCCAGGATCGACCCCGTGCACCTGGGGGAGCCCGTGGCCACGCCCGTCGCACCGGTCACGCCCGCCACCACAGCCGAACTGACCGCGCCCGAAGGTGACTTCGACCTGGTACGACACAGCGAGGTGCTGGCGGTCGACACAGAGACCTGCACGACCGCGCTGCGGGCCTGGGACGCCCGGCTCGACGTCGCGCAGCCGGTGATCAGGAACCGCGTCAGGTTCGTCACGGAACTGGGCGCTCTCATCGAGCGGTCGAGTGAGGCTCAGAGGCAGGCGGACGAGTCCGACGCGGCCCGTGAACGACTGGGGGAGCAGGCGGACCACGCGCGGACCCGGGCCGATGGCCGCCGACAGGAAACCGCGCGTGAGTCGGAGGCGTACGCCACCGAGGCCAGAGGCTGGAGCGAGCGGTTGCGGGCCTCCACCGGGGTGTCTCTGGACGCCGTGTACGCCCTTGTCACGCAGGACGCGGCCGATGGCCCGCTGTCCGCGCAGACCCCCGACGAGGTGGCCGAGGCGGCGCGGTCGGCCGTCGACCCGTGGCTGGCGGGGCTGGGCGCGGAGCGCGACGACGTCGCCCTGGCCGTCCGCGAACTGGAGGCCGAACAGGTCCGTCTGCGGCGTCGGCGCGAGGAATGGGAACGCCGCACCGATCCCGAGCCTCCGTCCCCGTCCCACCGCACGGCCCCCCGCACATCCGGCACCGGGGCGCCCCTGTACCGCCTGGTGGACTTCGCCCACGACCTGGCGCCGGACGCGCGGCCGAGCCTGGAGGCCGCGCTGGAGGCGAGCGGTCTGCTCGACGCCTGGGTGCGTGCGGACGGCGCGGTCCTCGACCCGACCACCCATGACACCCTCCTGATCCCGGGAGCCCCGGTGGCCGGGCCGACGCTGGCCCGGGTGTTGCGCGCGGTTGCCGCCCCCGACAGTGGAGTAACGGCGGAGCAGATCGAGCGCGTGCTCGGGGCGGTGGCTCTGGCCGGGGCCGGGGCCGGGGCTGGGGTCGGCGTCGGCTTCGGCGATGCCGGGCCGGTGGACGATGCGGCAGAGGCGGGGCCGCACACCGTGATCGGTACCGACGGCTCCTGGAGGCTCGGCATCGCCCACGGCCGCCACACCAAGGAGGCCGCCGAGTACGTGGGTGCGGAGGTGCGTGCGGAGACACGCCGCCGGGCGCTGGCGGATCTCGACCGAGGACTGGCCGACCTGGAAGGCGAGTTGACGGAACGCCGGCACGGCCTGCGGGTCCTCACCGAGCACCGCGACCGGATCGCCGACACGCTGCGCCGACCGCCCTCGGCACGTGGGCTGACGGATGCGTGGGCTCGTACGATCGAGGCCGAGCGCACCGCCGAATCCCTCGCTTCGCAGGCGTCCGCGGCAGCCCGCGAAGCGGAGCAGGCGCGTGCCCGTGCGGTCGCCGCCCGGCGCGAGACCGAGGCGACGGCGAGTGCCCAGGACCTCCCGGCGGACCTGGCCGCGCTGGAAACGGTCCGTCTGGCCCTGGACCGCCTCGGGCAGGGTACGCAGCGGCTTCGTCGGCGCGTGCGCACGGTCCTGTCCGCGGCAGACGGCCACCGGGACGGCCGGACGGACTACGAGCGCGCCCAGTCTGCCCGCCGAGAGGCCGAGTCGGACTACGCCGAGCCGCTCGGCCGCCTGGAGACCGCCCGCCGAACCGTCCAGGCGATGGAAGAGGCACTCGGAGCCACGGAACAGGAGATCCTCGCCCGGGAGGCCGCGGCGACGCGCCGTCTGGAGGCGTTGGGACGCCAACTCCCGCACACGCGAAGGGACCTGGCCGAAGTGCACGACCTGCGCGTACGGGCGGAAGAGGACGAGAGGGTGCAGCGCGAGACGCTCGCCGGCCAGGAAGCCGAGGTGCTGGCCTGCGGCAGGAGACTGCGTACGGCCCTTTCGCTGCCCGGCGTGCTGAGAGGAGCGGGTCTCGACCCCGACGCCGACGACGGAGCCCTGAAGTCCCCTGACCCCGTCCACCACGACGTGCGCGAACGCGTCGCAGCGCTGCGCCTGCTGGGAGACGCCGTGCGTCGCGGATTGGCCGCCGAGCGCCATGACGTCTCGGACACCACCCTCCTCAACCGCCACACCGACCTGCGCGACCAGCTCTCCGGCGGCTACGACGCGACGATCGAGGAGCACGGCGGCATCAAGCTGTGCCGGCTCGTCGACGACCACGGCCCGCACGACATCGCCGTGGTCGGCGAGCGCATCGCGGCCGAGGCCGCCGAGGCACGTGACCGGCTGACGGACCGCGAACGTGAGGTCTTCCAGCGCTTCCTGACGGGAGAACTGGGTGACCACCTGTCCTCGCAGGTGCTGGCCGCAGGCACCCTGGTCGCCGCCCTCAACAGCACCCTCGCCACGGTTCGTACCTCGCACGGCCTGGGCGTCACCCTGGACTGGAAGCTGGCGGACGGTGTCGAAGCCGACGTCAAGGCGGCCGTCGACCTCCTGCGCAGCCCCTCCGGGCTGCGCACCCGTGAGCAGTCCGAGCAACTCCGCGCCGTCCTCCAGCGCCGGATCGAGGACGCCCGCCGCGCCGACCCGGCCGCCGGCTACGCGGCCCACCTGCGCACCGCCCTGGACTACCGCGGCTGGTTCGCCTTCACCCCCTGGGTGGTCGACGACGCGGCACCAGGCAGCCGCCGCAAGCTCTCCGGCCGCACGGGCCTGAGCCAGGGCGAACAGCGGGTCCTCTCCTACCTGGTCCTCTTCGCCGCGGCGGCGGCGCACTTCACCGGCCTCGCCGACACCGCCCCGCACACCCCCCGGCTGATCCTCCTCGACGACGCGTTCGCCAAGGTGGACGAGCCCACGCATGCCCGCCTCGGCCGCATCCTGGTCGACCTCGACCTCGACTTCGTCCTCACCAGCGAGCGACTGATCGGCAACTGGCCCGACGTACCGTCCCTGCACATCTACGAGTGCCTGCGGGACCCGCATGTGCGGGGCGTGGCCACGCTCCATTACAGGTGGAACGGGCGGCAGCGGAGACTGATGTCGGTATGA
- a CDS encoding PIN domain-containing protein produces the protein MPDIPVAIADTNALYRLFTPKDPRHSAHREALARTGHLVVSPMVLTELDYLLTSRVGAKAAMNALDFITGQAEARRFEVPDTAPHLRSAMAVMRGYVDADGGAGVGLADAMNVALAAAFQTADVFTTDAHFRMMRPLTGQPSFRLLPDDL, from the coding sequence ATGCCTGACATCCCGGTCGCCATCGCCGACACGAACGCCCTGTACCGACTGTTCACACCGAAGGACCCCCGCCACTCCGCCCACCGAGAAGCTCTCGCGCGAACTGGGCACCTCGTGGTCTCACCCATGGTGCTCACCGAACTGGACTACCTGCTGACCTCACGAGTCGGCGCCAAGGCCGCCATGAACGCGCTGGACTTCATTACCGGCCAGGCGGAGGCCCGCCGGTTCGAGGTCCCCGACACCGCACCGCATCTGAGAAGCGCCATGGCGGTGATGCGCGGGTACGTCGACGCGGACGGCGGTGCGGGAGTGGGTCTGGCGGACGCGATGAACGTTGCCCTGGCGGCGGCCTTCCAGACGGCCGATGTCTTCACGACGGACGCCCACTTCCGCATGATGCGGCCACTGACCGGGCAGCCCTCCTTCCGCCTGCTCCCCGACGACCTCTGA
- a CDS encoding type II toxin-antitoxin system Phd/YefM family antitoxin gives MSDSAEVPLRELNQQTSRVLARVAAGETVTITKDGVPIGDIVPRGALTGRPAYPFRTDPMGELDIPDLGGPVLDDEEIEGTLRGMGETVTGGADA, from the coding sequence ATGAGTGACAGCGCGGAGGTCCCGCTGAGGGAGCTCAACCAGCAGACATCGCGTGTCCTGGCCCGAGTGGCGGCCGGGGAGACAGTGACCATCACGAAGGACGGCGTCCCGATAGGGGACATCGTGCCCCGCGGTGCGCTGACTGGCCGACCCGCGTACCCGTTCCGCACCGACCCCATGGGCGAGCTGGACATCCCGGACCTGGGCGGTCCCGTGCTCGACGACGAAGAGATCGAGGGGACGCTACGGGGGATGGGCGAAACCGTGACCGGTGGGGCCGATGCCTGA
- a CDS encoding TIGR02679 family protein: protein MTGRERVGEHPPAAEALAFLTRPGLTRLWTAARTRLERNGLQPAGTIRLEHLDAQEREALSLLLARPVTGPTTTIRLQDLDTRLRTSAVGRGLASTLEELGPSLTDRRAVRDAAAAERDGLWSAARTEVEATSLSAQPWTAQWLEEIRRGGTLTRQDPKTAATVITQAVQILAMLFPGTAPRSTPTTWGRGELATRATGSAHGLDDGTLLSRLALRGIALAHGVELPADAPARRALWRMASVTPDEVSSTALTYGLHPTGGTWREAALRERADHHMETHLTLRELRTLSLRMPPATHVHVCENPRVVEAAADTGSTAPMVCTSGSATTVVLTLLDALAASGCTFAYHGDFDWPGIALANRIMHRYGATSWRMRAADYEYLATRTQVRGTPQMPLIGTPTEAVWDAELAPTMDALGIALHEEAALDLLLEDLG from the coding sequence ATGACAGGCCGTGAGAGAGTCGGCGAACATCCTCCGGCCGCCGAGGCCCTCGCGTTTCTCACCCGGCCGGGCCTCACCCGTCTCTGGACGGCGGCACGGACCCGGCTCGAACGCAACGGCCTCCAACCGGCCGGAACCATCAGACTCGAGCACCTGGACGCACAGGAGCGCGAGGCGTTGTCCCTCCTGCTGGCTCGACCGGTCACCGGCCCCACCACCACGATCCGCCTGCAGGACCTGGACACCCGCCTGCGAACCAGCGCGGTCGGACGGGGCCTGGCCTCGACACTGGAGGAACTGGGGCCGTCCCTGACCGACCGCCGAGCGGTCCGCGACGCGGCGGCGGCCGAACGAGACGGCCTGTGGTCAGCGGCTCGGACCGAGGTGGAAGCCACGTCGCTGTCGGCCCAGCCCTGGACAGCACAGTGGCTGGAGGAGATACGACGCGGCGGCACACTCACCCGCCAGGATCCGAAGACCGCGGCGACCGTCATCACCCAGGCTGTCCAGATCCTGGCGATGCTCTTCCCCGGTACGGCCCCACGTTCCACCCCGACCACCTGGGGCCGCGGCGAACTGGCCACCCGGGCCACCGGCTCGGCCCACGGCCTGGACGACGGCACGCTGCTGTCCCGGCTGGCCCTCCGTGGCATCGCGCTGGCGCACGGTGTCGAGCTCCCCGCGGATGCGCCCGCGCGCAGGGCCCTGTGGCGCATGGCCTCGGTCACCCCGGACGAGGTGTCCAGCACGGCGCTCACGTACGGCCTTCACCCCACCGGCGGCACTTGGCGGGAGGCGGCCCTGCGCGAGCGTGCCGACCACCACATGGAAACCCACCTGACCCTGCGCGAACTGCGCACACTGAGCCTGAGGATGCCGCCCGCCACCCACGTCCACGTCTGCGAGAACCCACGCGTGGTCGAGGCCGCGGCCGACACCGGCAGCACGGCACCCATGGTCTGCACCTCGGGGAGCGCCACGACGGTCGTTCTCACCCTCCTGGACGCGCTGGCGGCATCCGGTTGCACCTTCGCCTACCACGGAGACTTCGACTGGCCCGGCATCGCGCTGGCCAACCGGATCATGCACCGGTACGGAGCCACATCGTGGCGTATGCGAGCGGCCGACTACGAGTACCTTGCGACGCGCACGCAGGTGCGGGGCACGCCCCAGATGCCTCTAATCGGAACGCCGACCGAGGCGGTGTGGGACGCGGAACTGGCCCCCACCATGGACGCCCTGGGGATCGCCCTGCACGAGGAGGCCGCGCTGGATCTGCTTCTGGAGGACCTCGGGTGA